The DNA segment TCGAAGAGGCGATCTTCGCTGCGGCTGGTATCACCGAGGACCTGAATGAGCAGGCGGAAATTGCGGCGTCGCTCATGGGCATGCCGCTCGAAGCCGTGACCGCCGAGGTGAAGAAGACGAGCCGCATCCAGGCGCGCTCAGCCACCCGCGTGATCGCCGGCGAACAGGGCGCGCAGCGCTCGGTGGTGGTCGAACGTCGCGTGGTGCGGAGGTTCGGCAACGACAAGCGGATCGGCACCTGAGGCGCCGGCGACGCTGAAGCCAGTCGCGTTGTTTAAACGGCCTGCTTCCAGCCGTAGAAGCCCAACCAGAACTTCCAGTAGGCGCGATTGAAGTGGATGATCGCACGCGCGGCATCTGTCGGCGTGGCGACGGCAGGCCGTGCAGGCTCAAGCCGCGGCTGTTCCTCCACATCGATCGTTCCCGTGGATTCGCCGTGACGGAATCTCAGATGCGCGCCAAATTTGCTGGCGAGCGCACGCATGGCGTCGTTTTGCGCGCCGGTCGTGATCCGCAAACGGCGGTAGCCCTTGGCGCGCGCTTCCTCGATCAGCTTCTGGAAAAGCAGGCTTCCGACGCCGTGGCGGCGCAGGCCGGCCTCCACACTGAAAGCGATCTCCGGCAGCAAATCCGACGACGTCTCCGGCGGATGCAGCTCTGCCGCGCCCCGCACCAGGCCATCTTCGAGATAGGCAATGATAACGGTGCCGTCGTTCGCGCATTTTTCCGCGTAACGCTCGATGAAGCTGTCGTCCATGAAGCCGTGGAAACGGTCATGTCGGCTTTCGTGATCGAGCCGAAGCAGATGATCGCGCAGCAGCGGTAACTCTTCCTGCTGGCGAAGCGTCCGAACGATGCCCCTGCCGACGGCCGAAACCGGAAGGTTCTGGTAGCTCAAGTCAAATCTCCTCTTAGGTCACCCTCGAGGAGGCGTCGAATCCCTAGATCACTTCATATTGTGCATCGCAACATGGAATTCAAGAGCTATTTTCGCTGTAAATTTCGCTGGTTAACGCCGAAAACCCTTTCGCCACTCAAAGCACCATCTGCGTTTGAATCACGATGGCAACCAGTTTGCCCTCCTCTGTTTCAAGCCGGGTTTGCCAGACCTGCGTACGCCGTCCCCGATGGACGGGCGTAGCGGTCGCGACGACAGTGGCACCCTCCTTCGCGCCGCCCACGAAATTGGTCTTGCTCTCAATTGTCGTGGTGCCCTTGGCGTCCTCCGGCAGATTGATCACCGTTGCCGCGGCGCCGACCGAATCCGCAAAAGCCATCACGGCGCCGCCATGAATGCTCTGACTGACCGTGCAAAGATCGGGACGGACCAGCATCTTCGCCACGACGCGATCCTTGTCGGCTTCGACGAAAGTCACTCCCTTCAATTCCGCAAAGGGCATCTTCATCGCACGTATTTTTTCGAGCGGCGTCATGGTGCTTTCCTCCCGCACGCGCATTCCGGAAAACGAGATTTTCAATTGAGGCGGGCCGTGACAAGCGATCTTTTGTTCTGCTTATGAGGTCGATGCGCCAGTTCCCGCCTCGCCGCATTGTTTGCCTGACCGAGGAAACGGTCGAGACGCTTTATCTGCTGGGCGAGCAGGACCGGATCGTCGGCGTTTCCGGCTACGCCGTGCGGCCACCGCAGGTCAGGCGCGAGAAGCCGCGCGTCTCGGCCTTCATCACGGCCGACATCCCGAAGATCCTGGATCTCAAGCCCGATCTCGTTCTCGCCTTCTCCGACCTGCAAGCCGACATCGTCGCCGAACTGGTTCGCGCCGGCGTCTCGATACACGTCTTCAACCAGCGCGACATTGCCGGCATTTTCGCGATGATCCGCACCCTTGGCGCGCTGGTCGGCGCAAGCGAACGCGCGGAACAGCTGGCGAGCGGCTACGAGCGGCGATTAGCCGACATCGCCTCGATCGCGCGCCCCTTTCCCAGACCGAAAGTCTATTTCGAGGAGTGGGACGAGCCTCTGATCAGCGGCATCGGCTGGGTGTCCGAATTGATCGAGATCGCGGGCGGTGCGGATATTTTGCCCGATTTGCGATTTCGCCCATCGGCGAAAGACCGGATCATTTCGCCGGACCTGGTTCGCGCCGCGGCTCCCGACGTGATCCTGGCGTCCTGGTGCGGCAAGAAAGTCGTCCGGGACAAGATCAAGCGGCGAGCTGGATGGGAGGATATTCCGGCGGTGCGTCACGATCGGGTTGTCGAGATCAAATCGCCCTTGATCTTGCAGCCCGGCCCCGCAGCACTCACCGATGGATTGGACGCCATCATAGCCGCGCTATGGCGCAATGCTTGAGAATCGACGATGTCTCAATGAGACCGCGCCAGAGCTGCCTCGACATGGAAATCTCCAATGAAGCGCAACACTTCTTTCTCGAACGAGATTTTCGGCAAGCCTTTTGCGCTGAAGTTTCTTTGTGTTCTGGCCGTGTCTGGCTGGCTTGTGTCTGGCCTGGCGCCAGGTGCGCAGGCGACGACGTTTGGCCGCGAGCAGGATGTCCCCGATCTGAAACTCGGGCAGCGGATCAGGATCGATGACGGAACCTGCCCGCCGGGGCAGGTCAAGGAATTGTCGGGCGCAAAAATGACAGACGGCGGCGTAGCGCGCGCGCGAAAGTGTGTCCCCCGCCTCGGCATCAAGTCGAAGTAAAAGCCAGCGATTTCAATCGTCTTGTCGGCCGCTAGTGCCCACTTTCCGAAGTTCGTGTTACGTCTCAGCACCCACCTTTCGCGAACTTCGGAAAGTTATGGGCACTAGCAAACTCATGATTCTAGTGCCACTTTGCTATTTGAAGTTCCTGGATCGAATTCGCCGCTTGTGCTGCAGGAACTTCAAATAGCAAAGTGGCACTAGACGAGCACAACTCGTTCATTGAACGATTGCGAAGTGCGCCATCCAGATTTTCCGCAACTTTGTCTGTGGTTGCGCGTTACCCCAAAAATGCAACAGGGAAACGTCATGGGCAACGGCGGCACTGCCGATCTCGGCCACGTCACGATTCCGAGCGTGGACACCAGCAAGAACTGTGGCGTCATGGCGGAACAGCGCCGGCCTGACGGCTGCAACGAAAATGAGTCAGTACCGCAACAGTTCGTGCATCTGGTCGGCTGCCGTGATCCCAACAGCCGCAGGGCGCCATATCCCATGACGCAATCGGTGCGCCCACGGCCGGCCCCTCCAAAACCCTGAGTGCCTTTCCCGCTATTCGATGAAGTCACCGCATTTCTGGACCGTCGCATCAGTCGGCCCCCACGGCATGACAGGCACCGACGAGGTCGAGTTTTTTGGCGAACCTTCGATCAGCTTGTCCGAGTACACCATATAGACCAGCACATTTCGCTTGGCGTCACAGCCGCGCACGATCTGCATCTTCTTGAAGAAAACCGATCGTCGCTGACGAAACATGTCCTCGCCTTGCGCCGTCTTGCCCTTGAAATGAATCGGGCCGATCTGCCGGCATGCGAGCGAAATGTCCGAGACCTCCTCGGCTATTCCGAGCCAACCCTTGACGCCACCCCGCTCGGGCACCGTGAAATGGCAAGCGACGCCCTCAACCACGGGATCGTCGATGCCGTAGGTCGCAAGCTTGTCATTGGGACTGAGCAACTTGAACACCGTGGAACGGCGAAAGATCAGATCCGGCTCGTCGCCGGCCCATGCGGGTGATCCGGCCCATGTGAGTGTGACGAGAACCAGCAGCCTGATTCTCCACCTCATGCCATGAGATTGGCGTGCAGCACGTGCCATGAAGGTCTCCAGATACCTGATTGCGAAATTGTGGTGCGGAAAGGTCCTTCGCGCCCGATGACCGGGAACCAAGGAGCGGCGGCAAGCCTTTGATCTCACATAGCTTTGACTCAAGGCCCGTCGTGGACGCCAGGTGATGACACCAGATGTGGAATTCGAACTGGCAGCGCTAGCGAATTTCCACGATGTAGGTGTCGGCCGCAGCGATGGAAAGGCTCGCGGGCGCCGCTCGTTAATATTGGGTGAGGCTTTTTTGTTACTCTTGCAGCCAAAAGCGCAGGCTTTCGAAGCGTTAGGCTGGTGAACGAGAATCGCGTCTGCAACACTTATCAGAAGCTGAAAGATGGAAGGCACTCGCGTGAGCCGACAAGGATTTGGTTTGGGAAGCGGACGGTTCTGGCGATTTGCCGTTCTCGCGGCAACCGCAACGGTTGGTGTCTCGTCGCAGGCGGAAGCCGCGATTTATTACTGGCAGGACTCCTCGCCCGCCGCCACCGAGCCCGCGCCCGCACCGCGGAAACCGCCGGCACGAAGCGCCAAAACCCAACGCCGTGGCGACAAGAAACCCGCGATCGTCGAAAAGGAATCCAAGCCGCAGGGGCCGCTGATCATCTCGGTTTCCATCGCCCAGCAGAAGCTGCGGATTTATGATGCCAACGGGCTGTACGCGGAATCGCCGGTTTCTACCGGCATGCCCGGTCATTCGACGCCGATGGGCGTTTTCAGCGTCATCCAAAAGCAGAAATTCCACCAATCCAACATCTATAGCGGCGCGCCGATGCCGTTCATGCAGCGGATCACCTGGTCCGGTATCGCCATGCATGCCGGCGTACTGCCAGGTCACCCGGCCTCGCACGGATGCATTCGTCTGCCGATGGCGTTCGCCGTCAAGATGTACGGTTGGACCAGGATGGGCGCGCGCGTCATCGTCACGCCGGGAGAGATTACGCCGGAGAGCTTCTCGCATCCGCTGCTTGCATCGGTGAAAGTCGCGCCGCAACCGGTCGCTGCACAAGAAACGAAGGCGGATGCGGCTCCGGTTCCAACAACCGAAAAGCTCGAAATCAAAACCACCGAGATC comes from the Bradyrhizobium erythrophlei genome and includes:
- a CDS encoding PaaI family thioesterase, whose translation is MTPLEKIRAMKMPFAELKGVTFVEADKDRVVAKMLVRPDLCTVSQSIHGGAVMAFADSVGAAATVINLPEDAKGTTTIESKTNFVGGAKEGATVVATATPVHRGRRTQVWQTRLETEEGKLVAIVIQTQMVL
- a CDS encoding cobalamin-binding protein produces the protein MRQFPPRRIVCLTEETVETLYLLGEQDRIVGVSGYAVRPPQVRREKPRVSAFITADIPKILDLKPDLVLAFSDLQADIVAELVRAGVSIHVFNQRDIAGIFAMIRTLGALVGASERAEQLASGYERRLADIASIARPFPRPKVYFEEWDEPLISGIGWVSELIEIAGGADILPDLRFRPSAKDRIISPDLVRAAAPDVILASWCGKKVVRDKIKRRAGWEDIPAVRHDRVVEIKSPLILQPGPAALTDGLDAIIAALWRNA
- a CDS encoding DUF6719 family protein produces the protein MKRNTSFSNEIFGKPFALKFLCVLAVSGWLVSGLAPGAQATTFGREQDVPDLKLGQRIRIDDGTCPPGQVKELSGAKMTDGGVARARKCVPRLGIKSK
- a CDS encoding GNAT family N-acetyltransferase, whose amino-acid sequence is MSYQNLPVSAVGRGIVRTLRQQEELPLLRDHLLRLDHESRHDRFHGFMDDSFIERYAEKCANDGTVIIAYLEDGLVRGAAELHPPETSSDLLPEIAFSVEAGLRRHGVGSLLFQKLIEEARAKGYRRLRITTGAQNDAMRALASKFGAHLRFRHGESTGTIDVEEQPRLEPARPAVATPTDAARAIIHFNRAYWKFWLGFYGWKQAV
- a CDS encoding CreA family protein; translated protein: MRWRIRLLVLVTLTWAGSPAWAGDEPDLIFRRSTVFKLLSPNDKLATYGIDDPVVEGVACHFTVPERGGVKGWLGIAEEVSDISLACRQIGPIHFKGKTAQGEDMFRQRRSVFFKKMQIVRGCDAKRNVLVYMVYSDKLIEGSPKNSTSSVPVMPWGPTDATVQKCGDFIE